ACCGCGCTAAGTGCCATTCGAGTCTGACCCTTTGATATGGGTTAACGTTTAACACCAAACACAAGCATCCAAAATAAAGTTGCAAAAACAAGGAGTAAAAATGCATATAAAGCTGGCTCTGATTTAATTTTATCTAACAACCTACCTTCAGGGCGATTTTTACTTCGGTTTATATATTTTGCCCGTTCTTTTTTCTCTCGCTCACGCTGGTAAGTCGCTATCAATTCTTTTGCTTCTCTTAACTTGGAATCATCACGAAGCCATATTGCTGCCTGTGAAAACCCCCAATCTCCATGTGGTG
This genomic stretch from Gammaproteobacteria bacterium harbors:
- a CDS encoding DUF6164 family protein, which encodes MIRLFSLDGVSSDEENEIRELLEENNIEFYETPHGDWGFSQAAIWLRDDSKLREAKELIATYQREREKKERAKYINRSKNRPEGRLLDKIKSEPALYAFLLLVFATLFWMLVFGVKR